From Clostridia bacterium, the proteins below share one genomic window:
- a CDS encoding glycosyltransferase, which yields MNANYVTDGKNGSAAVFQEYPCDYDTAYDYSPLRGNVVVWCDISGRILEIGGERGAITGALLKKGSVVSVESDTEKASALRERYPEAKVVASIDDAGSGFDCAVLIGTLEEYADGDEPGFLRRVCEHLKPEGKLIIAVDNSLAVGKLSGRAAETYTRKGYTLAEFRSMLEKAGLNYSSLLYPAPDYRFTNVIFSDRQLPDTESIKRRLVYYPSQPTATFSENTYFRRLIEADPQTYPLIADAFLVEASRANAPKTPKLVCFSLYRKPEYAIYTVVDDEYAHKYPSNDKAIAHIETIGKNIAELKESGVATPDSYADRVVTSRICSGKTFDKLLLEAYRSGGIKRFKAMADGFFLAVCNALGKGSSTDTIFDRFSVELTDEQRADLRFLKRGYMDMIFQNCFVEDGRYMFYDQEWRFENTPLEYIIFRALTNSEVITETVRENLFNLFGISEYVELFNELNRAFSDEVYSDFYKKWYAIEYATPDERASAFACEIEDLNLKLKEVSDEKSAQINKLKASDEKVLALQGEIERMENRRFGRRCVNFMHAHPALHKSVKIVLSPYNYLRCRIKAKREARFSTPNGVADAYSLWIKHNCPDKSELEKQREREFAAKPVFSILTPLYNTDRKMLEEMICSVTAQTYAGWELCLADASDDKHGYVREVAEKYAAEDSRVIYRRLDKNLGIAGNTNAAAEFASGDYIALLDHDDALAPDALYEMACVVNAEPETDFIYTDEDKFSDNIERRFEPHFKPDFSIYTLRSFNYICHFTALKKSLFDEIGGFSSGYDGAQDYDLFLKASEKAKLIKHISKPLYHWRVHPGSTAASAGSKNYAEEAGRKAVEAHLRRVGVEGEALTTDLPFRYRVKYSLKSKPLVSVLIPNKDSADDLKKCVDSVLAADYDNVEIIIIENNSETDEIFALYDELSKDSRIRIVRYTDKGFNYSKINNFGASYAHGELLLLLNNDIEGIGNEWLSEMVSVVLQNGITAVGARLLYPDDTVQHSGVIIGLGGVAGHIEKMFDDNDCGYFGYGKSTREVGAVTAACMLMRRDAFDAAGGLDEKFVVAFNDIDLCMKLRANGGRIIYTPHARLYHYESKSRGRDDDTPEKIKRFKSEIDRFQSKWKTELSAGDPFFNKNLRLDSNEYLPRTEKVI from the coding sequence ATGAATGCCAATTATGTCACAGACGGCAAAAACGGCTCCGCCGCCGTTTTTCAGGAATACCCCTGTGACTACGATACCGCATACGATTATTCGCCTTTACGCGGGAACGTCGTCGTCTGGTGCGATATAAGCGGAAGGATACTCGAAATAGGCGGCGAACGCGGCGCGATTACCGGCGCGCTCCTGAAAAAAGGCAGCGTCGTTTCGGTAGAGTCAGACACCGAAAAAGCCTCCGCGCTCCGCGAAAGATATCCGGAAGCAAAGGTCGTCGCTTCAATCGACGACGCCGGAAGCGGCTTTGACTGCGCCGTACTTATAGGTACACTCGAGGAATACGCGGACGGCGATGAACCCGGCTTTCTCCGGCGCGTCTGCGAACACCTCAAGCCCGAAGGCAAACTGATAATCGCAGTCGATAACTCGCTCGCGGTCGGAAAGCTTTCCGGCAGGGCCGCAGAAACGTACACGCGCAAGGGCTATACCCTCGCGGAGTTCCGCTCAATGCTTGAAAAAGCCGGACTTAATTACTCCTCCCTGCTTTATCCCGCTCCGGATTACCGTTTCACCAACGTCATATTCAGCGACAGGCAGCTTCCGGATACGGAAAGCATCAAGCGCCGGCTTGTATACTACCCCTCGCAGCCGACGGCGACCTTCAGCGAAAACACATATTTTCGCCGCTTGATCGAAGCCGACCCGCAGACCTATCCTCTCATCGCGGACGCGTTCCTCGTCGAAGCTTCGCGTGCGAACGCTCCGAAAACGCCAAAGCTCGTCTGTTTTTCTCTCTACCGCAAACCGGAATACGCAATCTATACCGTAGTCGACGACGAATACGCGCACAAGTACCCCTCAAACGACAAGGCGATCGCGCATATCGAAACCATCGGAAAAAACATCGCCGAGCTGAAAGAAAGCGGCGTCGCAACGCCCGATTCTTACGCCGACCGCGTCGTTACAAGCCGCATCTGCAGCGGAAAGACCTTTGACAAGCTTCTGCTTGAAGCCTATCGAAGCGGCGGAATAAAACGCTTCAAAGCCATGGCCGATGGCTTTTTCCTCGCGGTTTGCAACGCGTTGGGAAAAGGGAGTAGCACCGATACCATCTTCGACAGATTCTCCGTGGAGCTGACCGACGAACAGCGTGCAGACCTGCGCTTTCTCAAGCGCGGATATATGGATATGATCTTCCAGAACTGCTTCGTCGAGGACGGGCGCTATATGTTCTACGACCAGGAGTGGCGCTTTGAAAACACGCCGCTTGAATATATTATTTTCAGAGCGCTGACCAACAGCGAAGTCATTACGGAAACGGTACGCGAAAACCTCTTCAATCTGTTTGGAATATCCGAATACGTCGAACTGTTCAACGAGCTGAACCGCGCGTTTTCAGACGAGGTATACAGCGATTTCTACAAAAAATGGTACGCGATAGAATACGCGACCCCCGATGAACGCGCGTCTGCGTTTGCGTGCGAGATCGAAGATCTCAACTTAAAGCTCAAGGAAGTTTCGGATGAAAAAAGCGCACAAATAAACAAACTTAAAGCGTCCGACGAAAAAGTCCTCGCTCTGCAAGGGGAAATCGAAAGAATGGAAAACCGCCGCTTCGGCAGACGGTGCGTTAATTTTATGCACGCGCACCCGGCGCTCCATAAATCCGTGAAAATCGTACTCTCGCCGTATAATTATTTGAGATGCCGCATTAAGGCAAAACGCGAAGCGCGTTTCAGCACACCGAACGGCGTCGCTGACGCGTATTCTCTTTGGATAAAACACAACTGTCCGGACAAGTCGGAGCTCGAGAAACAAAGAGAGCGCGAATTCGCCGCCAAACCCGTTTTCAGCATTCTCACTCCGCTTTATAACACGGACCGTAAAATGCTTGAGGAAATGATATGCTCCGTAACGGCGCAAACCTACGCCGGCTGGGAGCTTTGCCTCGCCGATGCGAGCGACGACAAACACGGCTATGTCCGCGAGGTCGCGGAAAAGTACGCCGCCGAAGACTCGCGCGTCATATACCGCCGGCTCGATAAGAACCTCGGCATCGCCGGCAATACCAACGCCGCGGCGGAATTTGCCTCCGGCGACTATATCGCGCTGCTCGACCACGACGACGCCCTTGCGCCGGACGCGCTTTATGAAATGGCTTGCGTCGTGAACGCGGAGCCGGAAACCGATTTCATTTACACCGATGAGGATAAGTTCTCCGATAACATCGAGCGGCGATTCGAACCCCATTTCAAACCGGATTTTTCAATCTATACGCTGCGCTCCTTCAACTACATATGCCATTTTACCGCGTTGAAAAAATCGCTGTTCGACGAAATAGGCGGTTTCAGCTCCGGATATGACGGAGCACAGGATTACGACCTTTTCCTCAAGGCCTCTGAGAAGGCAAAGCTTATAAAGCATATTTCTAAACCGCTTTATCACTGGCGCGTCCACCCGGGTTCGACAGCCGCTTCCGCAGGAAGCAAAAACTACGCCGAGGAAGCCGGGCGAAAGGCCGTCGAAGCTCATCTTCGACGCGTCGGCGTTGAAGGCGAAGCGCTGACTACCGATCTCCCCTTCCGCTACCGTGTCAAGTACTCGCTGAAAAGCAAACCCCTTGTTTCGGTGCTGATCCCGAACAAAGATTCCGCCGATGATCTGAAAAAATGCGTTGATTCGGTTCTCGCCGCGGATTACGACAACGTTGAAATAATCATAATTGAAAACAACAGTGAAACCGATGAGATATTCGCGCTTTACGATGAGCTGTCGAAAGACAGCCGTATCCGCATCGTGCGTTACACTGACAAGGGATTCAACTATTCAAAAATAAACAACTTCGGCGCCTCCTACGCGCACGGCGAACTTCTGTTGCTTTTGAACAACGACATCGAAGGCATCGGAAACGAATGGCTGTCAGAGATGGTTTCCGTCGTGTTGCAGAACGGCATTACCGCTGTCGGCGCACGCCTGCTCTATCCCGATGATACGGTTCAGCACTCGGGAGTCATAATAGGACTCGGCGGCGTTGCCGGCCATATAGAGAAGATGTTTGACGACAATGACTGCGGTTACTTCGGTTACGGCAAAAGCACGCGCGAGGTCGGGGCGGTCACCGCCGCGTGCATGCTTATGCGCCGCGACGCCTTCGACGCCGCAGGCGGACTCGATGAGAAGTTCGTCGTCGCCTTCAACGACATCGATCTTTGTATGAAGCTCCGTGCGAACGGAGGGAGGATTATTTACACTCCGCACGCGCGGCTTTACCATTACGAATCCAAATCCCGCGGCCGCGACGACGATACTCCGGAAAAGATCAAACGTTTCAAGTCGGAAATCGACAGATTCCAATCAAAATGGAAGACCGAGCTTTCCGCCGGCGATCCTTTCTTCAACAAAAACCTGCGGCTCGACAGCAACGAGTACCTCCCGAGAACGGAAAAGGTCATCTGA
- a CDS encoding ABC transporter ATP-binding protein: MEPIISIKNLSKRYKVFARKKDIIVEAMFPKKNRHTLFTAVNDISFDVYAGESVGILGCNGAGKSTLLKMITGVVSPTEGSIKINGRVSSLLELGTAFNPELTGYENIYQHGQIFGLTNAEIKAREQEIIDFADIGDHLSQPVKTYSSGMFARLAFACAINVDPDILIVDEVLSVGDMAFQMKCFKKFEQFKERKKTILFVSHNVNDILTNCSRVMILQQGKCIFDGDAKEGVERYKKLMSGIDMDENRGGAASEEKPVSAASGAVAVEGEMKKNHELNSDILIYGNQKAEIVDYGLFGADGKQTNSIKSHEQVTIRMKVKFNEPLQEPIFAVGFKNAQGLELCGVNTFAYKTPTGDYKPGDVANIEFKLTVPLATNKYSVSFGCTKFDNDGNLEIFCRHYDAFFIDISARPFAIGLFDLESSITVTR; the protein is encoded by the coding sequence ATGGAACCTATAATCAGCATAAAGAACCTCAGCAAGCGTTACAAGGTCTTCGCCCGCAAGAAGGATATCATCGTTGAGGCAATGTTCCCGAAGAAGAACAGACATACGCTTTTCACCGCCGTCAACGATATAAGCTTCGACGTTTATGCGGGCGAATCGGTGGGTATCCTCGGATGCAACGGCGCGGGTAAGTCAACCCTGCTCAAAATGATAACCGGCGTCGTTTCCCCGACCGAAGGCAGCATAAAGATCAACGGCCGCGTCAGCTCCCTGCTTGAGCTCGGCACAGCGTTCAACCCGGAACTTACCGGTTACGAAAATATATACCAGCACGGTCAGATCTTCGGCCTGACGAACGCCGAGATCAAGGCGCGTGAGCAGGAAATAATCGACTTTGCCGATATCGGCGACCACCTTTCCCAACCGGTGAAGACGTATTCGAGCGGTATGTTCGCCCGCCTCGCCTTCGCCTGCGCGATAAACGTCGACCCCGATATACTCATCGTCGACGAGGTGCTTTCAGTCGGCGATATGGCGTTCCAGATGAAGTGCTTCAAGAAGTTCGAGCAGTTCAAGGAGCGCAAAAAGACGATACTGTTTGTTTCGCACAACGTCAACGACATCCTCACCAACTGCTCCCGCGTAATGATACTGCAGCAGGGAAAGTGCATCTTCGACGGCGACGCGAAGGAAGGCGTCGAGCGCTATAAGAAGCTGATGAGCGGCATCGATATGGACGAGAATCGCGGCGGAGCGGCAAGCGAAGAAAAGCCCGTCTCCGCGGCATCCGGCGCCGTCGCCGTTGAAGGCGAAATGAAAAAGAACCACGAGCTCAACAGCGATATTCTGATTTACGGAAATCAAAAGGCCGAGATAGTCGATTACGGACTTTTCGGCGCGGACGGCAAGCAGACCAACTCCATCAAAAGCCACGAACAGGTCACTATCAGGATGAAGGTAAAGTTCAACGAACCGCTGCAGGAGCCCATCTTCGCCGTCGGCTTCAAGAACGCGCAGGGGCTCGAACTCTGCGGCGTGAACACCTTCGCCTATAAGACTCCTACAGGGGACTACAAGCCCGGAGACGTCGCAAATATCGAGTTCAAGCTTACCGTGCCGCTCGCAACGAACAAGTATTCCGTCTCGTTCGGATGCACGAAATTCGATAACGACGGTAATCTCGAGATATTCTGCCGCCATTACGACGCGTTTTTCATAGACATATCCGCGCGGCCGTTCGCCATAGGACTGTTCGATCTGGAAAGCAGCATAACAGTCACCAGATAA
- a CDS encoding ABC transporter permease — MDFIKNIIKNRRLIWQMSRNDFRNKFSSMSLGTVWGFAVPLVFMTIYYVIFNYVLKSGDIVTPSGLQIPFIVWFLSGFSMWLFISDGLTSATTSIRTYSYLVKKTVFNVDVIPVFTLLSNGIVALVVFGIAGTICAVYGIVLGIPLFPNVLLAFYIIIAAFIFLTALTRLTSALATKVADVMAVINIFIQIIFWFSAILWDIKILDAQVPILGQILRFSPFTYLVYGFRQAFTADYLPIITAKYGLYTLGFWVITILVFLYGNYVFNKNKKDFADVL, encoded by the coding sequence ATGGATTTTATAAAAAACATTATCAAAAACCGCAGACTCATATGGCAGATGAGCCGCAACGACTTCCGCAACAAGTTCTCCAGCATGTCGCTCGGAACGGTGTGGGGCTTCGCTGTACCTCTCGTTTTTATGACGATATACTACGTCATATTCAATTACGTGCTCAAAAGCGGCGATATCGTCACCCCGTCCGGACTGCAGATACCCTTTATCGTCTGGTTTTTAAGCGGTTTCTCGATGTGGCTTTTCATCAGCGACGGCCTAACGAGCGCCACGACCTCAATACGCACCTATTCATATCTCGTTAAAAAGACGGTATTCAACGTCGACGTTATCCCGGTGTTCACCCTGCTTTCAAACGGGATAGTCGCACTCGTGGTCTTCGGCATCGCCGGGACGATATGCGCGGTCTACGGGATCGTACTCGGTATACCGCTTTTCCCGAATGTGCTCCTCGCGTTTTATATCATCATCGCGGCGTTCATATTCCTCACGGCGCTGACGCGGCTGACCTCCGCGCTTGCGACGAAGGTCGCGGACGTGATGGCGGTCATCAACATCTTCATCCAGATTATATTCTGGTTTTCCGCGATACTCTGGGATATCAAGATCCTCGACGCGCAGGTTCCGATACTCGGGCAAATACTGCGCTTCTCGCCGTTCACATATCTCGTCTACGGCTTCCGCCAGGCCTTCACGGCGGATTATTTGCCCATAATCACAGCTAAATACGGGCTTTATACCCTCGGCTTCTGGGTAATAACCATACTCGTTTTCCTTTACGGCAACTACGTCTTCAACAAAAACAAAAAAGACTTTGCCGACGTGCTTTAA
- a CDS encoding glycine--tRNA ligase, producing the protein MEKIVALCKNRGFVYPGSEIYGGLANAWDYGPLGVELKNNIKRAWWKKFVTESETNVGLDSAILMNPQVWVASGHVGGFSDPLTDCKSCKARHRADQLIEAAGGNPNGMSFEEMMAYIRDNGITCPACGGKEFTDIRKFNLMFKTFQGVTEDSKSELFLRPETAQGIFVNFKNIQRTTRRKIPFGVGQIGKSFRNEITPGNFIFRIREFEQMELEFFCKPGTDLEWFDYWEGYCRDFLYSLGMKPENLKLRQHEQKELSHYSKATTDFEYLFPFGWGELWGIADRTDFDLRQHSEHSGEPLEYFDPETNEKYMPYVIEPSLGADRVTLALMIEAYDEETVGEGDVRVVLRLHPAIAPFKAAVLPLSKKLNEGALAFYRTLKSEYNVDFDDAGSIGKRYRREDEIGTPVCFTYDFESEQDGCVTARDRDTMEQVRIPMSEAAKYIAEKLRF; encoded by the coding sequence ATGGAAAAAATAGTCGCCCTCTGCAAAAACAGAGGATTCGTATACCCCGGCTCCGAAATCTACGGCGGCCTGGCTAACGCCTGGGACTACGGCCCGCTCGGCGTCGAGCTGAAGAACAACATCAAACGCGCGTGGTGGAAGAAGTTCGTCACCGAATCCGAGACGAACGTCGGCCTCGACAGCGCGATACTTATGAATCCTCAGGTCTGGGTCGCCTCCGGTCACGTCGGCGGCTTCTCCGACCCGCTTACCGACTGCAAGAGCTGCAAGGCGCGCCACCGCGCGGATCAGCTCATCGAGGCCGCCGGCGGAAACCCGAACGGCATGAGCTTTGAGGAAATGATGGCCTACATCCGCGACAACGGCATCACCTGCCCCGCCTGCGGCGGCAAGGAGTTCACCGATATCCGCAAGTTCAACCTCATGTTCAAGACCTTCCAGGGCGTTACCGAGGACAGCAAGAGCGAGCTCTTCCTCCGCCCCGAGACCGCGCAGGGCATCTTCGTCAACTTCAAGAACATCCAGCGCACGACACGCCGCAAGATCCCCTTCGGCGTCGGTCAGATAGGCAAGTCCTTCCGCAACGAGATAACTCCCGGCAACTTCATCTTCCGCATCCGCGAGTTCGAGCAGATGGAGCTTGAGTTCTTCTGCAAGCCCGGCACCGACCTTGAATGGTTCGACTACTGGGAGGGTTACTGCCGCGACTTCCTCTACTCCCTCGGCATGAAGCCGGAGAACCTCAAGCTCCGCCAGCACGAGCAGAAGGAACTGTCGCACTACTCCAAGGCGACCACCGACTTCGAGTACCTCTTCCCCTTCGGCTGGGGCGAGCTCTGGGGCATCGCCGACCGCACCGACTTCGACCTGCGGCAGCACAGCGAGCATTCCGGCGAGCCGCTTGAATACTTCGACCCCGAAACGAACGAGAAATATATGCCCTACGTCATCGAGCCTTCGCTCGGCGCGGACAGAGTCACCCTCGCGCTGATGATCGAAGCCTACGACGAGGAGACCGTAGGCGAAGGCGACGTCCGCGTCGTGCTCCGCCTGCATCCGGCGATCGCGCCCTTCAAGGCGGCGGTGCTGCCCCTCTCCAAGAAGCTCAACGAAGGCGCCCTCGCCTTCTACCGCACGCTGAAGAGCGAATACAACGTCGACTTCGACGACGCCGGCTCCATCGGCAAGCGCTATCGCCGCGAGGACGAGATCGGCACGCCCGTCTGCTTCACCTACGACTTCGAGAGCGAGCAGGACGGCTGCGTTACCGCCCGCGACCGCGATACCATGGAGCAGGTTCGTATCCCGATGAGCGAGGCTGCAAAGTATATCGCCGAAAAGCTCCGCTTCTGA
- a CDS encoding LexA family transcriptional regulator produces the protein MNRICELRKQNKLTQKALAEKLMVDQSAVSYWECGRALPDTAKQILLADLFGVSIDYVLGRDVPKGTPPGVLPEAGAQLVFVQPPVQAPPPPEPTRYIKVYSSLNAAQFASGNAEVIQTLDIPEDWNGEYYGILMRGDSMAPRYLDGDVVIIRRQTVCSNGQDAFVFIGQQEGTLKKVFLDFNRSVTLKPNNQAYRTLYFSEREIAALPLVIGGIAVELRRKIV, from the coding sequence ATGAACAGAATATGCGAACTGCGCAAGCAGAATAAGCTGACGCAGAAAGCGCTTGCCGAAAAACTGATGGTCGACCAGTCCGCGGTTTCCTACTGGGAATGCGGAAGGGCTCTTCCCGATACGGCAAAGCAGATCCTGCTCGCCGATCTTTTCGGCGTCAGCATAGATTACGTGCTCGGAAGAGACGTTCCGAAGGGCACTCCGCCGGGAGTGCTGCCCGAAGCGGGCGCACAGCTCGTTTTCGTCCAGCCGCCGGTGCAGGCGCCGCCTCCGCCGGAGCCGACGAGATATATCAAGGTCTATTCCTCGCTGAACGCCGCGCAGTTTGCCTCCGGCAACGCGGAGGTCATACAGACGCTTGATATTCCCGAGGACTGGAACGGAGAATATTACGGCATCCTCATGCGCGGAGATTCCATGGCGCCCCGCTATCTCGACGGCGACGTCGTTATCATCCGCCGTCAGACCGTCTGCAGCAACGGGCAGGACGCCTTCGTCTTCATCGGTCAGCAGGAAGGCACTCTGAAAAAGGTCTTCCTCGACTTCAACCGCTCGGTAACGCTGAAGCCGAACAACCAGGCGTACCGCACGCTCTATTTTTCCGAGCGCGAGATAGCCGCCCTTCCGCTCGTTATAGGCGGGATCGCGGTCGAGCTGCGCCGCAAGATAGTATAA
- a CDS encoding phosphatase PAP2 family protein encodes MELDILQFIQKIGSDFFDFFFGVFSTIGGTAVVAAFVPIIYWCFDKATGEEIALDVFSGCYVNSLLKGIIARARPVATHENELRRGKYDYIYDSQLHDGEYLAESFPSGHSQASASLISGIAYRKGLKKYWPLLLIPVLVGVSRLYFGMHWPTDVLAGLAVGFCVSAVVHICVKINKKKTFIAIPIVASALMFLNFFGVERKQLLITAALLALLWGGCLGMLTENKYIEFSTGDIKWWMRVLRLPVGLIAVGLCAGVVFLPLWLLGADKYLMLIPVALVGGFAMATAAPLAFKMFRLI; translated from the coding sequence ATGGAGCTTGATATTCTGCAGTTTATTCAGAAGATAGGCAGCGATTTTTTCGACTTCTTCTTCGGAGTTTTCTCAACAATAGGCGGAACTGCCGTGGTCGCGGCTTTTGTTCCGATTATTTATTGGTGCTTTGACAAGGCGACGGGTGAGGAAATTGCGCTCGACGTTTTCTCCGGCTGCTACGTTAATTCTCTGCTGAAGGGAATAATCGCGAGAGCGCGTCCGGTCGCGACTCACGAGAACGAGCTGCGCAGGGGTAAATACGATTACATTTACGACTCGCAGCTGCACGACGGCGAATATCTCGCCGAATCCTTCCCGAGCGGACACTCGCAGGCGTCTGCCTCGCTTATTTCCGGTATCGCTTACAGGAAAGGTCTTAAAAAATACTGGCCGCTTCTGCTGATCCCCGTGCTGGTCGGCGTGTCGCGTCTGTACTTCGGAATGCACTGGCCGACGGACGTACTCGCCGGGCTCGCCGTCGGATTCTGCGTCAGTGCGGTCGTGCATATCTGCGTGAAGATCAATAAGAAAAAGACTTTCATCGCGATCCCGATAGTCGCCTCCGCGCTTATGTTTTTGAACTTTTTCGGAGTGGAGAGAAAGCAGCTGCTTATCACCGCCGCGCTGCTCGCGCTGCTCTGGGGCGGCTGTCTCGGGATGCTGACGGAAAATAAATATATCGAGTTCTCCACCGGGGACATAAAGTGGTGGATGCGCGTTCTGCGCCTGCCGGTGGGACTTATCGCCGTCGGGCTCTGCGCGGGCGTGGTCTTCCTGCCGCTGTGGCTGCTCGGAGCGGACAAATACCTTATGCTGATACCGGTAGCGCTTGTCGGCGGATTCGCGATGGCGACCGCCGCGCCGCTGGCCTTCAAAATGTTCAGACTGATATAA
- a CDS encoding patatin family protein has protein sequence MEEKAKTALVMEGGAMRGMFTCGVIDVMMENGIDFEAAAGISAGAAFGCNYKSRQIGRAIRYNKAYCKDPRYCSLRSLRKTGDLYGVDFCYRELPLELDVFDRETFAADPMDFYVGATDINTGEAVYHKCSDGGEADFEWMRASASMPLVSRVVEIDGRELLDGGIVDAVPYRFMESLGYNRNVIILTQPKGYRKKKSRALPLVRRKLRKYPKLVEAMADRHLMYNGQMDEIDERERAGAALVIRPPEPLKIGRTEKDPDELERVYQIGRAEALRRLTELKAFLNDLRFCREGDILEININGDYLTVMITGDEFEAPSSPIKRVCPITDKSPVSENMKVDMDVYPYRVELSNIKTWGFVMCDNEFEIDLTEVNASYIESAPSRTTWEVSQCITSYNWPKDSEYFME, from the coding sequence ATGGAAGAAAAAGCGAAGACCGCTCTCGTCATGGAGGGCGGCGCGATGCGCGGGATGTTCACCTGCGGCGTCATCGACGTGATGATGGAAAACGGAATAGACTTCGAAGCCGCCGCGGGCATTTCCGCGGGTGCGGCGTTCGGCTGCAACTACAAGTCGCGCCAGATCGGCAGGGCGATAAGGTATAACAAAGCGTACTGCAAAGATCCGCGCTACTGCAGTCTGCGTTCGCTGCGCAAAACGGGCGACCTTTACGGCGTGGACTTCTGCTACCGCGAGCTCCCGCTGGAGCTTGACGTTTTCGACCGCGAGACCTTCGCCGCGGACCCGATGGACTTTTACGTCGGCGCGACGGATATAAACACCGGCGAAGCGGTATATCACAAGTGCTCGGACGGCGGCGAAGCCGATTTCGAGTGGATGCGCGCCTCCGCGTCGATGCCGCTCGTTTCACGCGTCGTGGAGATCGACGGCCGCGAGCTGCTCGACGGCGGTATCGTCGACGCCGTGCCGTATCGCTTCATGGAGTCGCTCGGCTATAACCGGAACGTCATAATTCTGACTCAGCCGAAGGGCTACCGCAAAAAGAAAAGCAGGGCGCTGCCGCTCGTCAGACGCAAGCTCCGCAAATACCCGAAGCTCGTCGAGGCGATGGCGGACCGCCACCTGATGTATAACGGACAGATGGACGAGATCGACGAACGCGAACGAGCCGGCGCCGCCCTCGTTATCCGCCCTCCCGAGCCGCTGAAGATAGGCCGCACGGAGAAGGACCCGGACGAGCTTGAGCGCGTTTATCAAATCGGCAGGGCGGAAGCGCTCCGCCGGCTTACGGAGCTGAAAGCGTTTCTGAACGATTTGAGGTTTTGCAGGGAAGGGGATATTCTTGAAATCAATATCAACGGCGATTATTTAACGGTTATGATAACCGGAGACGAATTTGAAGCTCCGTCTTCTCCGATCAAACGAGTGTGTCCGATCACTGATAAGTCACCTGTATCGGAGAATATGAAGGTCGATATGGACGTTTACCCGTACAGAGTAGAGCTGAGCAATATAAAGACTTGGGGTTTCGTTATGTGCGACAATGAGTTTGAGATAGATCTGACGGAGGTCAACGCTTCGTATATAGAGAGCGCGCCGAGTAGGACAACATGGGAAGTCAGCCAATGCATAACCTCGTATAATTGGCCGAAAGACAGTGAATACTTTATGGAATAA
- a CDS encoding GNAT family N-acetyltransferase: MLIRPVEKRDIPRIHELLGQILRLHAELRPDVFRADREKFDAAELEALLTRPDRPSFAAEEDGVCVGYALCEIRQPAAPQMLPRKALYLDDLCVDSAFRGRGIGGALIAFVREYAAEIGADSLELNVWEANADAKAFYEKLGFKTQCRHMELKL; the protein is encoded by the coding sequence ATGCTTATCAGACCCGTTGAAAAACGCGATATACCGCGCATACACGAGCTGCTCGGGCAGATACTGCGCCTGCACGCGGAGCTGCGTCCGGACGTCTTCCGCGCCGACCGCGAGAAGTTCGACGCGGCCGAGCTGGAGGCGCTGCTGACGCGCCCCGACCGCCCCTCCTTCGCCGCCGAAGAGGACGGCGTCTGCGTCGGCTACGCGCTCTGCGAGATACGGCAGCCCGCCGCGCCGCAGATGCTTCCGCGCAAAGCGCTCTACCTCGACGACCTCTGCGTCGATTCCGCCTTCCGCGGACGCGGGATCGGCGGCGCGCTGATCGCCTTCGTACGCGAATACGCGGCCGAGATCGGCGCTGATTCGCTCGAGCTGAACGTCTGGGAGGCCAACGCCGACGCGAAGGCGTTTTATGAAAAACTCGGCTTCAAAACGCAGTGCAGACACATGGAGCTGAAGCTGTAA